A genomic region of Eucalyptus grandis isolate ANBG69807.140 chromosome 5, ASM1654582v1, whole genome shotgun sequence contains the following coding sequences:
- the LOC108959825 gene encoding protein PYRICULARIA ORYZAE RESISTANCE 21-like has protein sequence MAEQVTEMVIKVDLQCRRCYKKIRKILCEIPQVKDPTVDEKQNIVKIKVVGCDPEKVQQKICCKGGEIIICIKIVPPPPPPPPPPPPPPPPPPPPPPPPPPPPHPAVKVMGWVYVCP, from the exons ATGGCAGAGCAG GTCACGGAGATGGTGATCAAAGTGGATCTTCAGTGTCGTCGTTGTTACAAGAAGATCAGGAAAATCCTGTGTGAGATCCCTC AAGTAAAAGATCCAACCGTCGACGAGAAACAAAACATAGTGAAGATCAAAGTGGTGGGTTGCGATCCCGAGAAGGTCCAACAAAAGATATGTTGCAAGGGAGGAGAGATCATTATCTGCATCAAAATTGTTccacctcctccaccacctcctcctcctccaccaccacctccaccacctcctcctccaccacctcctcctcctcctcctccaccacaccCGGCGGTGAAAGTGATGGGCTGGGTGTATGTTTGTCCATGA